In Actinoplanes sp. NBC_00393, a single genomic region encodes these proteins:
- a CDS encoding serine/threonine-protein kinase, with product MVDGTLPGERTQPLRARDPRALGVYELVGRLGEGGMGTVYLARAANGVFVAVKMVRADLAHDDEFRRRFRSEVNRARQVPPFCTAEVLDADPDHESPYLVVEYVDGPTLAEVVEQRGPLTKANLHGVAIGVATALTAIHGAGVIHRDLKPRNVLLAPGSPKVIDFGIARAMEATSANTRTDQMVGTVAYMAPERFSSDPDTPVTPAADVFAWGSVVAYAGTGSTPFWADSPPATAARILTQPPRLDGLSGPLRDLVAHALEKDPANRPSSRELLDLLISGNERPAATAAAFADQPDLRAAATEAQAVTGYTSPADGTTVVPTLAIPPGLIGYDENSIVTVPISPAPGLPLPPPPPPEPARRWVLPAAVAFLILAVVAGAVMLALSLRPPADSDASPPNAEPTQSAEPAPSVRPNMADALISESRWKASALDSGEASCEFDNGLVVKRANADPYKCKGPQDVIPANLRAEVTVRLLAPNSCATIWFRNDGYHGYQLRVCERNIYLGEHRSGGGAIPVLRTMPLGDDPIVLGEPTRIDLAVSGDRLEVSRDGVVVDEAALTVPELQAGKLLLGIHTERDSPQKGRYEVAFTDLRVWYM from the coding sequence ATGGTCGATGGCACATTGCCGGGGGAGCGTACGCAGCCACTGCGCGCGCGTGACCCGCGCGCCCTCGGCGTCTACGAACTGGTGGGGCGCCTCGGTGAGGGCGGCATGGGCACCGTCTACCTGGCCCGCGCGGCCAACGGGGTGTTCGTCGCGGTCAAGATGGTGCGCGCCGACCTGGCCCACGACGACGAGTTCCGGCGGCGCTTCCGCAGTGAGGTGAACCGGGCCCGCCAGGTGCCTCCGTTCTGCACGGCCGAGGTGCTCGACGCCGACCCCGACCACGAGTCGCCGTACCTGGTTGTCGAGTACGTCGACGGTCCCACCCTGGCCGAGGTGGTCGAGCAGCGCGGGCCGCTGACCAAGGCGAACCTGCACGGGGTGGCGATCGGGGTGGCCACCGCGCTGACCGCGATCCACGGCGCCGGCGTGATCCACCGCGACCTGAAGCCGCGCAACGTGCTGCTGGCGCCGGGCAGCCCCAAGGTGATCGACTTCGGGATCGCCCGTGCCATGGAGGCGACCAGCGCGAACACGCGTACCGATCAGATGGTCGGCACGGTGGCGTACATGGCGCCGGAACGTTTCAGCTCCGACCCGGACACCCCGGTCACCCCGGCCGCCGACGTGTTCGCCTGGGGCAGCGTGGTGGCGTACGCGGGGACCGGCAGCACCCCGTTCTGGGCCGACTCGCCGCCGGCCACCGCGGCCCGCATCCTCACCCAGCCGCCCCGGCTGGACGGCCTGAGCGGCCCGCTGCGCGACCTGGTCGCGCACGCCCTGGAGAAGGACCCGGCCAACCGGCCCAGCTCCCGTGAGCTGCTCGACCTGCTGATCTCCGGCAACGAGCGGCCGGCGGCGACCGCCGCGGCCTTCGCCGACCAGCCCGATCTGCGGGCGGCGGCGACCGAGGCGCAGGCGGTGACCGGCTACACGTCCCCGGCCGACGGCACGACTGTGGTGCCGACCCTGGCCATCCCGCCGGGACTGATCGGCTACGACGAGAATTCGATCGTCACGGTGCCGATCTCGCCCGCCCCGGGCCTGCCGCTCCCGCCGCCGCCACCGCCGGAGCCGGCCCGCCGGTGGGTGCTGCCCGCCGCGGTCGCCTTCCTGATCCTCGCGGTGGTGGCCGGCGCCGTCATGCTGGCCCTCTCGCTGCGCCCGCCCGCCGACAGCGACGCGTCGCCGCCGAACGCCGAGCCGACGCAGTCCGCGGAGCCCGCGCCCAGCGTCCGGCCGAACATGGCCGACGCGCTGATCAGCGAGTCGCGCTGGAAGGCGAGCGCGCTGGACAGCGGGGAAGCCAGCTGCGAGTTCGACAACGGGCTGGTGGTCAAACGGGCGAACGCCGACCCGTACAAGTGCAAGGGCCCGCAGGACGTGATCCCGGCGAACCTGCGTGCCGAGGTCACCGTCCGCCTGCTCGCACCGAACAGCTGCGCGACCATCTGGTTCCGCAACGACGGCTACCACGGCTATCAGCTGCGGGTCTGCGAGCGCAACATCTACCTGGGCGAGCACCGCTCCGGCGGCGGCGCGATCCCGGTGCTGCGCACGATGCCGCTGGGCGACGACCCGATCGTGCTGGGCGAGCCCACCCGGATCGACCTGGCCGTCTCGGGGGACCGGCTGGAGGTGTCCCGGGACGGCGTCGTGGTCGACGAGGCGGCGCTGACCGTGCCGGAGCTGCAGGCCGGCAAGCTGCTGCTCGGGATCCACACCGAGCGTGACTCACCGCAGAAGGGCCGCTACGAGGTGGCCTTCACCGACCTGCGGGTCTGGTACATGTGA
- a CDS encoding PspC domain-containing protein — MNAVHDSMARQGLVRPQDGRMLAGVCAGLGRRFGVDPWSARLLFVLILLVVPGSQILIYPLLWLLMPAEKPAWSTPATPPSTPTTF; from the coding sequence ATGAACGCCGTGCACGACTCGATGGCCCGCCAGGGCCTGGTCCGCCCGCAGGACGGCCGGATGTTGGCCGGTGTCTGCGCAGGCCTGGGCCGCCGTTTCGGGGTCGACCCGTGGAGCGCCCGCCTGCTGTTCGTCCTGATCCTGCTGGTGGTCCCGGGCAGCCAGATCCTGATCTACCCGCTGCTCTGGCTGCTGATGCCCGCCGAGAAGCCGGCCTGGTCGACGCCGGCCACGCCGCCGAGCACCCCGACCACCTTCTGA